One stretch of Candidatus Eisenbacteria bacterium DNA includes these proteins:
- a CDS encoding DUF3098 domain-containing protein, whose amino-acid sequence MPTPAELRRQRRGPGPRPSEPPNVELPFGRKNYILFGIAALVILAGYIALSKGSITLAPILLLTGYLVLIPWGILAK is encoded by the coding sequence ATGCCGACCCCTGCCGAGTTGCGCCGGCAGCGCCGGGGGCCCGGGCCACGCCCGAGCGAACCCCCGAACGTGGAGCTTCCCTTCGGGAGGAAGAATTACATTCTTTTCGGCATCGCCGCCCTGGTCATCCTGGCCGGATACATCGCGCTTTCGAAGGGCTCCATAACCCTCGCGCCCATACTGCTTTTGACAGGCTACCTTGTCCTCATCCCGTGGGGCATCCTGGCCAAGTGA